A portion of the Pseudarthrobacter defluvii genome contains these proteins:
- a CDS encoding L-serine ammonia-lyase: MALSVLDLFSVGIGPSSSHTVGPMRAAKLFADGLKGDGQLASTVRVQSELFGSLGATGRGHGSDKAVVLGLQGLEPETVDTFTADDQVAAAALNAELHVAGSHRVDFNWEEDVVLHRRKSLPAHPNGMTFRALDHTGAVLSERSFYSIGGGFVVDGDAEGADKVVPDDTVLPYPFSTADELLQICSREGISISEVMLANELTWRSEAELREQLLGLWAVMRECVENGCNAEGILPGGLNVTRRAPALFRTLTASAATAEAAAASPSPVQAPADPLLAMEWVNLFALAVNEENAAGGRIVTAPTNGAAGIVPAVLHYYVKFVPGANDDGVVRFLLAAAAVGILFKLNASISGAEVGCQGEVGSACSMAAAGLCEVLGGTPAQVENAAEVGIEHNLGLTCDPVGGLVQIPCIERNAIASVKAINAARLALHGDGSHKVSLDKAIKTMRDTGADMKTKYKETSRGGLAVNVIEC, encoded by the coding sequence ATGGCGCTCAGCGTCCTTGACCTCTTTTCCGTCGGCATCGGGCCCTCGTCGTCACACACGGTGGGCCCGATGCGGGCGGCCAAGCTGTTCGCGGACGGGCTGAAGGGCGACGGGCAGCTGGCCTCCACCGTGCGCGTCCAGTCGGAACTTTTCGGTTCCCTGGGCGCCACGGGGCGCGGCCACGGCTCGGACAAGGCCGTGGTCCTGGGACTGCAGGGCCTGGAACCGGAGACCGTGGACACTTTCACTGCCGACGACCAGGTGGCGGCCGCGGCCCTGAACGCTGAACTGCACGTTGCAGGCAGCCACCGGGTGGACTTCAACTGGGAAGAGGACGTGGTGCTCCACCGCCGCAAGTCTCTTCCCGCCCACCCCAACGGCATGACCTTCCGGGCCCTGGACCACACCGGAGCAGTCCTGAGCGAGCGGAGCTTCTACTCGATCGGCGGCGGCTTCGTGGTGGACGGCGACGCCGAGGGTGCGGACAAGGTGGTGCCTGACGACACCGTGCTGCCGTACCCGTTCTCCACGGCGGATGAACTCCTGCAGATCTGCAGCCGTGAAGGTATATCCATCTCCGAGGTCATGCTGGCCAACGAACTGACCTGGCGCAGCGAAGCGGAACTCCGCGAACAACTGCTGGGGCTGTGGGCCGTCATGCGCGAATGCGTGGAGAACGGCTGCAACGCCGAAGGCATCCTGCCGGGAGGACTGAACGTCACCCGGCGGGCGCCGGCCCTGTTCCGCACCCTGACGGCTTCGGCCGCCACCGCCGAAGCCGCGGCAGCGTCGCCGTCGCCCGTCCAGGCACCGGCGGATCCGCTGCTCGCCATGGAATGGGTAAACCTCTTCGCCCTGGCCGTGAATGAGGAGAACGCCGCCGGCGGCCGGATCGTCACCGCCCCCACCAACGGAGCCGCTGGCATCGTCCCGGCCGTCCTGCACTACTACGTGAAGTTTGTTCCAGGGGCTAACGACGACGGTGTGGTCCGCTTCCTGCTGGCGGCGGCCGCCGTCGGAATCCTGTTCAAACTGAACGCCTCCATCTCGGGCGCCGAAGTGGGCTGCCAGGGCGAGGTGGGCTCCGCCTGCTCGATGGCTGCGGCCGGTCTCTGCGAAGTGCTCGGCGGAACGCCGGCACAGGTGGAGAACGCCGCCGAGGTGGGGATCGAGCACAACCTGGGCCTTACCTGCGATCCCGTGGGCGGCCTGGTGCAGATCCCGTGCATCGAGCGGAATGCGATCGCCAGCGTGAAAGCGATCAACGCGGCCCGGCTGGCCCTGCACGGAGACGGCAGTCACAAGGTCTCGCTGGACAAGGCGATCAAGACCATGCGCGACACCGGAGCCGACATGAAAACCAAGTACAAGGAAACCTCCCGAGGAGGCCTCGCCGTGAATGTGATCGAGTGCTGA
- a CDS encoding sarcosine oxidase subunit gamma, with protein MAETAASPTSAKTNAEKNLAARVSPARQLADEFAAGSLAGTVEISEVPFLTMVGLRAPAGSAAAERLAGVTGGLPSGSGAVAGNGDVSVLWLGPSEFLVVAPTEAHESLGGDLIPALREALGSDAGQVVDLSANRTTFELTGPRARAVLEKGNSLDLHPRVFKAGTAFSTEIANIPAILWKTGEESFRIFPRASFAEFLGRWLLDAMREYASPEVP; from the coding sequence ATGGCTGAGACAGCAGCATCCCCGACCTCCGCAAAGACCAATGCCGAGAAGAACCTCGCCGCCCGCGTCAGCCCGGCCCGCCAGCTGGCGGACGAGTTCGCAGCAGGCTCCCTGGCCGGCACCGTTGAAATCTCCGAGGTGCCCTTCCTGACCATGGTGGGCCTCCGCGCACCGGCCGGATCCGCCGCGGCGGAGCGCCTGGCCGGCGTCACCGGCGGCCTCCCCTCCGGCTCCGGCGCGGTGGCCGGCAACGGCGACGTGTCCGTGCTGTGGCTTGGCCCCTCCGAATTCCTGGTGGTGGCACCCACCGAGGCGCACGAATCCCTCGGCGGGGACCTGATCCCCGCCCTCCGGGAAGCGCTGGGCAGCGACGCGGGCCAGGTGGTGGACCTGTCCGCCAACCGGACCACGTTCGAACTGACGGGCCCCCGGGCCCGCGCCGTCCTGGAAAAGGGCAACTCGCTGGACCTGCACCCGCGGGTCTTCAAAGCCGGCACCGCCTTCTCCACCGAAATCGCGAACATCCCCGCCATCCTGTGGAAGACCGGTGAGGAGTCCTTCCGGATCTTCCCGCGCGCTTCCTTCGCCGAGTTCCTGGGCCGGTGGCTGCTGGACGCCATGCGGGAGTACGCCTCGCCAGAGGTCCCCTGA
- a CDS encoding 2Fe-2S iron-sulfur cluster-binding protein: MTSQNARLATGGRIDRTISWRFTVDGEEFTGHPGDTLASALLANGRIAAGNSLYEDRPRGIMSAGVEEANALVRVEARFPGHVAESMLPATTVSLVDGLQALQLNGLGKLDPADDRAEYDKKYVHTDVLVVGGGPAGLAAAREAVRTGARVMLLDDQPELGGSLLSGSTAEGLAETIEGKPALEWVADVEAELVSGAESTVLNRTTAFGAYDANYVIAVQNRTDHLTSPAAPGVSRQRIWHIRASQVVLAPGAHERPLVFENNDRPGIMLASAVRTYLNRYAVAAGKRVVISTTNDSAYAVAADLTAAGVKVAAVVDARPKLTAVATAAVESGIRVLIGSAVANTSADSAGRLDGVTVRSINNDGELTSGVEQIAADLLAVSGGWSPLVHLHSQRQGKLRWDEELAAFVPSTEVPAQQTIGAGRGSFATEDCVAEGISAGAKAAIAAGFESAVEPSAFGDPKASAPTRQLWLVPGESGTPDDWHHHFVDFQRDQSVADVLRSTGAGMRSVEHIKRYTSISTANDQGKTSGVNAIGVIAAALRTAGEASRGIGDIGTTTYRAPFTPVAFAALAGRQRGELFDPARITSIQPWHVAKGALFEDVGQWKRPWYYPQGGEDMDAAVLRECAAVRDSVGFMDATTLGKIEIRGKDAGEFLNRVYTNAFKKLAPGSARYGVMCLADGMIFDDGVTLRLDEDTFFMTTTTGGAAKVLDHLEEWLQTEWPELDVQCTSVTEQWNTIAVVGPKSREVIAKVAPELAANGGLDAENFPFMTFRETTLASGVRARVCRISFSGELAYEINVPAWYGLNTWEAVAAAGAEFNITPYGTETMHVLRAEKGYPIVGQDTDGTVTPQDAGMEWIVSKAKDFIGKRSYTRSDAQRQDRKHLVSVLPVDGSLRLPEGTQLVEKGRSTNPAYGPVPMEGFVTSSYHSAALGRSFGLALIKNGRNRIGETLVAAAGDQLVDVVVAETVLFDSEGTRKDG; the protein is encoded by the coding sequence GTGACTTCGCAGAACGCCCGCCTGGCTACCGGCGGCCGCATCGACCGCACCATCTCCTGGCGCTTCACCGTGGACGGCGAGGAGTTCACCGGCCACCCCGGCGACACCCTGGCTTCCGCGCTGCTGGCCAACGGCCGCATCGCGGCCGGCAACTCCCTGTACGAGGACCGCCCCCGCGGCATCATGTCCGCCGGTGTTGAAGAAGCCAACGCGCTGGTCCGCGTGGAAGCCCGCTTCCCCGGCCACGTGGCCGAGTCCATGCTCCCTGCCACCACCGTTTCCTTGGTGGACGGGCTCCAGGCCCTCCAGCTGAACGGCCTGGGCAAGCTCGATCCCGCTGATGACCGCGCCGAATACGACAAGAAGTACGTCCACACGGACGTCCTGGTGGTCGGCGGCGGCCCCGCCGGCCTCGCCGCGGCCCGCGAAGCCGTCCGCACCGGCGCCCGCGTCATGCTCCTGGACGACCAGCCCGAACTGGGCGGTTCCCTGCTCTCCGGTTCCACCGCCGAAGGGCTGGCCGAAACCATCGAAGGCAAGCCCGCCCTGGAATGGGTGGCCGACGTCGAAGCCGAACTGGTCTCCGGCGCCGAGTCCACGGTCCTGAACCGCACCACGGCGTTCGGCGCCTACGACGCCAACTACGTCATCGCCGTCCAGAACCGCACCGACCACCTCACCAGCCCCGCAGCCCCCGGCGTCTCCCGCCAGCGGATCTGGCACATCCGTGCCAGCCAGGTTGTTCTGGCACCGGGTGCCCACGAGCGCCCGCTGGTGTTCGAGAACAACGACCGCCCGGGCATCATGCTCGCCTCGGCCGTCCGCACCTACCTGAACCGCTACGCAGTAGCTGCCGGCAAGCGCGTGGTCATCAGCACCACAAACGACAGCGCCTACGCCGTTGCCGCCGACCTCACCGCCGCCGGCGTGAAGGTGGCTGCCGTCGTGGACGCCCGCCCCAAGCTGACCGCCGTGGCAACCGCCGCCGTCGAATCCGGAATCCGCGTGCTGATCGGCAGCGCGGTGGCCAACACCTCGGCTGACTCCGCGGGCCGCCTGGACGGCGTGACTGTCCGCAGCATCAACAACGACGGCGAGCTCACTTCCGGCGTCGAACAGATCGCAGCAGACCTGCTGGCTGTGTCCGGCGGCTGGAGCCCGCTGGTCCACCTGCACTCCCAGCGCCAGGGCAAGCTGCGCTGGGATGAGGAGCTGGCAGCCTTCGTGCCCAGCACCGAGGTTCCCGCCCAGCAGACCATTGGTGCCGGCCGCGGCTCCTTCGCCACCGAAGACTGCGTCGCCGAAGGCATCTCCGCCGGCGCGAAGGCGGCCATCGCCGCGGGCTTCGAGTCCGCCGTCGAACCGTCCGCGTTCGGCGACCCGAAGGCCTCCGCCCCCACCCGCCAGCTGTGGCTGGTGCCGGGTGAGAGCGGAACCCCTGATGACTGGCACCACCACTTCGTGGACTTCCAGCGTGACCAGTCCGTGGCGGACGTCCTCCGTTCCACGGGTGCCGGCATGCGCTCCGTGGAACACATCAAGCGGTACACCTCCATCAGCACCGCCAACGACCAGGGCAAGACCTCTGGCGTCAACGCCATCGGCGTCATCGCCGCGGCCTTGCGCACCGCCGGCGAAGCCTCCCGCGGAATCGGCGACATCGGCACCACCACCTACCGCGCCCCGTTCACCCCGGTGGCCTTTGCCGCACTGGCAGGACGCCAGCGCGGGGAACTGTTCGACCCCGCCCGCATCACCTCGATCCAGCCGTGGCACGTTGCCAAGGGCGCACTCTTCGAGGACGTCGGACAGTGGAAGCGCCCCTGGTACTACCCGCAGGGCGGGGAGGACATGGACGCTGCAGTGCTGCGTGAATGCGCCGCCGTCCGCGACTCCGTGGGCTTCATGGATGCCACCACCCTCGGCAAGATCGAAATCCGCGGCAAGGACGCGGGCGAGTTCCTGAACCGCGTTTACACCAACGCGTTCAAGAAGCTCGCCCCGGGCTCGGCACGCTACGGCGTCATGTGCCTGGCTGACGGCATGATCTTCGACGACGGCGTGACCCTCCGCTTGGATGAGGACACCTTCTTCATGACCACCACCACCGGCGGTGCCGCGAAGGTGCTGGACCACCTGGAGGAATGGCTGCAGACCGAATGGCCCGAGCTGGACGTGCAGTGCACCTCGGTGACCGAACAGTGGAACACCATTGCCGTCGTCGGGCCCAAGTCCCGCGAAGTGATAGCCAAGGTGGCCCCGGAACTCGCCGCCAACGGCGGACTGGACGCGGAGAACTTCCCGTTCATGACCTTCCGCGAAACCACCCTCGCCTCCGGCGTCCGCGCCCGGGTCTGCCGGATCTCCTTCTCCGGTGAACTCGCCTACGAGATCAACGTTCCGGCCTGGTACGGGCTGAACACCTGGGAGGCAGTGGCCGCCGCCGGTGCCGAGTTCAACATCACCCCGTACGGCACCGAAACCATGCACGTGCTGCGCGCCGAGAAGGGCTACCCGATTGTCGGGCAGGACACCGACGGTACCGTCACCCCGCAGGACGCCGGCATGGAATGGATCGTTTCCAAGGCCAAGGACTTCATCGGCAAGCGCTCCTACACCCGGTCGGACGCCCAGCGTCAGGACCGCAAGCACCTGGTCAGCGTCCTTCCCGTGGACGGCTCGCTGCGCCTGCCGGAAGGCACCCAGCTCGTGGAAAAGGGACGCTCCACCAACCCCGCCTACGGCCCCGTGCCGATGGAAGGGTTCGTCACCTCCAGCTACCACAGCGCAGCGCTGGGCCGCTCGTTCGGCCTGGCCCTGATCAAGAACGGACGCAACCGCATCGGCGAAACGCTGGTGGCAGCCGCCGGCGACCAGCTGGTGGACGTGGTTGTGGCAGAAACAGTGCTTTTTGACTCTGAAGGGACCCGTAAAGATGGCTGA
- a CDS encoding sarcosine oxidase subunit delta, producing the protein MLLIPCPNCGPRDETEFHYGGQAHVAYPENPNELTDTEWSRYLFYRENPKGIFAERWVHSTGCRQWFNMLRDTVSYDIKAVYPMGSKRPDRSPDGAPETGTASTGPESTTTGTAAPSTSTTSILSTTAPEGATK; encoded by the coding sequence ATGCTGCTGATCCCATGCCCCAACTGCGGCCCGCGGGACGAAACCGAATTCCACTACGGGGGACAGGCCCACGTCGCCTACCCCGAGAACCCCAACGAGCTGACCGACACGGAGTGGTCCCGCTACCTCTTCTACCGGGAGAACCCCAAAGGCATCTTCGCTGAACGCTGGGTCCACAGCACCGGCTGCCGCCAGTGGTTCAACATGCTCCGCGACACCGTGAGCTACGACATCAAGGCTGTCTACCCGATGGGATCGAAGCGGCCTGACCGCTCCCCGGACGGCGCACCCGAAACCGGGACTGCCAGCACCGGCCCCGAGAGCACCACCACGGGAACTGCCGCACCCAGCACCTCCACCACGAGCATCCTCAGCACCACCGCCCCGGAAGGAGCGACCAAGTGA
- a CDS encoding sarcosine oxidase subunit beta family protein, translating to MSAPHLPEHPDFLWRNPEPKSSYDAVVVGGGGHGLATAYFLAKNHGMTNIAVLEKGWLAGGNMARNTTIIRSNYLWDESAAIYEQALKLWEILPEELEYDFLFSQRGVMNLAHTLGDVRESMRRVGANKLNGVDAEWLDPQQVKELCPILNISDNIRYPVMGATYQPRAGIAKHDHVAWAFARKCDELGVDIIQNCEVTGFLKDGDRVVGVKTNRGTINTEKVGLCAAGHSSVLAEMAGFQLPIQSHPLQALVSELHEPVHPTVVMSNHVHVYVSQAHKGELVMGAGVDSYNGYGQRGSFHVIEQQMAAAVELFPIFARAHVLRTWGGIVDTTLDASPIVGTTPVENMFVNCGWGTGGFKGTPAAGLTFAHTIATGAPHKLNAPFSLERFETGALIDEHGAAAVAH from the coding sequence GTGAGCGCCCCGCACCTTCCTGAGCACCCGGACTTCCTCTGGCGGAACCCGGAACCCAAGTCCTCCTACGACGCCGTGGTTGTCGGCGGCGGCGGACACGGCCTGGCCACCGCCTACTTCCTGGCCAAGAACCACGGCATGACCAACATCGCCGTCCTGGAAAAGGGCTGGCTGGCCGGCGGCAACATGGCCCGCAACACCACCATCATCCGTTCCAACTACCTCTGGGACGAAAGCGCGGCCATCTACGAGCAGGCCCTCAAGCTGTGGGAGATCCTGCCGGAAGAGCTCGAGTACGACTTCCTCTTCAGCCAGCGCGGCGTGATGAACCTGGCCCACACCCTGGGCGATGTGCGCGAAAGCATGCGCCGCGTGGGAGCCAACAAGCTCAACGGTGTGGACGCCGAATGGCTGGACCCGCAGCAGGTCAAGGAACTCTGCCCCATCCTGAACATCAGCGACAACATCCGCTACCCCGTCATGGGTGCCACCTACCAGCCCCGCGCCGGTATCGCCAAGCACGACCATGTTGCCTGGGCCTTCGCCCGCAAGTGCGACGAGCTGGGCGTTGACATCATCCAGAACTGCGAGGTGACCGGCTTCCTCAAGGACGGCGACCGCGTGGTGGGCGTCAAGACAAACCGCGGCACCATCAACACCGAAAAGGTGGGCCTCTGCGCCGCCGGCCACAGCTCGGTCCTGGCCGAGATGGCCGGATTCCAGCTGCCCATCCAGTCCCACCCCCTGCAGGCCTTGGTGTCCGAACTGCACGAGCCCGTCCACCCCACGGTGGTCATGTCCAACCACGTGCACGTCTACGTTTCCCAGGCGCACAAGGGTGAACTGGTCATGGGTGCCGGCGTGGACTCCTACAACGGCTACGGCCAGCGCGGCTCCTTCCACGTCATTGAGCAGCAGATGGCCGCCGCCGTCGAGCTCTTCCCGATCTTCGCCCGGGCTCACGTGCTCCGGACCTGGGGCGGCATCGTGGACACCACCCTGGACGCCTCGCCGATCGTCGGCACCACCCCGGTGGAGAACATGTTCGTGAACTGCGGCTGGGGAACCGGCGGCTTCAAGGGCACCCCCGCCGCCGGCCTGACCTTCGCGCACACCATCGCCACCGGCGCTCCGCACAAGCTGAATGCGCCGTTCTCGCTGGAACGCTTCGAAACCGGCGCCCTCATCGACGAACACGGCGCTGCCGCCGTGGCCCACTAG
- the glyA gene encoding serine hydroxymethyltransferase, producing MQDVLNASLATVDADVAAAVARELHRQQSTLEMIASENFAPSSVMEAQGSVLTNKYAEGYPGKRYYGGCEHVDVIEQLAIDRVKALFGAEFANVQPHSGAQANAAAMFALLNPGDTILGLSLAHGGHLTHGMKINFSGKLYNVVPYHVREEDLRIDMAEVEALALEHKPKLIVAGWSAYSRQLDFAEFRRIADLVGAYLMVDMAHFAGLVAAGLHPNPVPYADVVTTTTHKTLGGPRGGVILAKEEYAKKINSAVFPGQQGGPLEHVVAAKAVAFKLAAAPEFKERQERVLEGAKLLADRLLQGDVAAAGISVVNGGTDVHLVLVDLRNSELDGQQGEDALHRIGITVNRNAVPFDPRPPMVSSGLRIGTPALAARGFGAAEFTEVADIIATALIAAAASGTNSTGTLPGDTAVELRARVTTLAEKFPLYPHLTADATLADAEADLIGAAQ from the coding sequence ATGCAGGACGTACTGAACGCCTCGCTCGCCACAGTTGACGCCGACGTCGCCGCCGCTGTGGCACGTGAACTGCACCGCCAGCAGTCCACCCTGGAAATGATCGCGTCGGAGAACTTCGCTCCATCCTCCGTCATGGAGGCCCAGGGCTCGGTCCTCACCAACAAGTACGCCGAGGGCTACCCGGGCAAGCGCTACTACGGCGGCTGCGAGCACGTGGACGTCATCGAGCAGCTGGCCATCGACCGCGTGAAGGCCCTGTTTGGCGCCGAATTCGCCAACGTCCAGCCGCACTCCGGCGCGCAGGCCAACGCCGCCGCCATGTTCGCCCTGCTGAACCCGGGCGACACCATCCTGGGCCTCTCCCTGGCCCACGGCGGCCACCTGACCCACGGCATGAAGATCAACTTCTCCGGCAAGCTCTACAACGTGGTCCCGTACCACGTCCGCGAAGAGGACCTCCGGATCGACATGGCCGAGGTGGAAGCCCTTGCCCTCGAACACAAGCCCAAGCTGATCGTGGCCGGCTGGTCCGCCTACTCCCGCCAGCTGGACTTCGCCGAGTTCCGCCGCATCGCAGACCTCGTAGGCGCCTACCTGATGGTGGACATGGCGCACTTCGCCGGCCTGGTCGCCGCCGGGCTGCACCCCAACCCCGTCCCGTACGCGGACGTGGTTACCACCACCACCCACAAGACCCTGGGCGGCCCCCGCGGCGGCGTTATCCTGGCCAAGGAAGAGTACGCCAAGAAGATCAACTCCGCTGTCTTCCCGGGCCAGCAGGGTGGCCCGCTGGAGCACGTTGTCGCCGCCAAGGCCGTGGCCTTCAAGCTCGCAGCAGCCCCCGAGTTCAAGGAGCGGCAGGAGCGCGTTCTGGAAGGCGCCAAGCTGCTGGCCGACCGCCTCCTCCAGGGAGACGTCGCAGCCGCAGGCATTTCGGTGGTCAACGGCGGTACCGACGTCCACCTGGTCCTGGTGGACCTCCGCAACTCCGAACTCGATGGCCAGCAGGGTGAGGACGCCCTCCACCGCATCGGCATCACCGTCAACCGCAACGCCGTCCCGTTCGACCCCCGCCCCCCGATGGTCTCCTCCGGCCTCCGGATCGGCACCCCCGCCCTGGCCGCCCGCGGCTTCGGCGCCGCCGAATTCACCGAGGTTGCAGACATCATCGCCACGGCACTGATCGCGGCTGCCGCTTCTGGCACAAACAGCACGGGCACCCTGCCCGGGGACACCGCCGTCGAACTCCGCGCACGCGTGACCACCCTGGCCGAAAAGTTCCCCCTCTACCCGCACCTCACCGCCGACGCCACCCTGGCCGACGCCGAGGCAGACCTGATTGGAGCCGCACAGTGA
- a CDS encoding GntR family transcriptional regulator gives MSVTLENHLAGEGDLSLSEQAYRHLRDRLIMLDIRPGEAINDGKLAAELGIGRTPVREALKRLESDHLVVSYPRRGTFATIVDITELADVSELRESLEPLAARRAAKLATPALRAEIRETAEAISRMGDDYDPYDLMRYDIKVHRLIYRAAANAHLEDVLIRYDNLATRIWCMVLEKVPSVASHIAEHVGLLEAVADGDADRAGKLALEHVTSFEQAIRNVL, from the coding sequence ATGAGCGTCACATTAGAGAACCACCTCGCCGGGGAGGGCGACCTCTCGCTCTCCGAACAGGCCTACCGGCACCTCCGCGACCGGCTCATCATGCTGGACATCCGGCCGGGCGAGGCCATCAACGACGGCAAGCTCGCCGCCGAACTCGGGATTGGCCGGACGCCGGTCCGGGAAGCACTCAAGCGCCTGGAAAGCGACCACCTTGTAGTCTCCTACCCGCGCCGCGGAACGTTCGCCACCATCGTCGACATCACCGAGCTCGCCGACGTCTCCGAACTGCGCGAATCCCTGGAACCCCTGGCCGCGCGCCGGGCAGCCAAGCTGGCAACGCCGGCACTTCGGGCGGAAATCCGGGAGACCGCGGAAGCGATCTCCCGGATGGGCGACGACTATGACCCCTACGACCTCATGCGGTACGACATCAAAGTCCACCGCCTGATCTACCGGGCGGCGGCCAACGCGCACCTCGAGGACGTCCTGATCCGCTACGACAACCTCGCCACACGGATCTGGTGCATGGTGCTGGAAAAGGTGCCCTCCGTCGCATCCCACATCGCCGAGCACGTTGGACTGCTGGAAGCAGTGGCCGACGGCGATGCGGACCGGGCCGGCAAGCTCGCCCTGGAGCACGTCACCAGTTTCGAACAGGCCATCCGCAACGTGCTTTAG
- a CDS encoding tartrate dehydrogenase, with product MTRTYTIDSIPGDGIGVDVTDVAMECVDAVAGLHGFSVSWRVRDWNSDLYVKTGRMMPVDGIEQLSSGDGIYLGAVGTPDVPDDVTLWGLLIPIRREFDQYINLRPMKLLPGVKGAMPGIEDLDIVVVRENVEGEYSQIGGRFGAGTDAEFAVQESVFTKAGVRRAARYAAEVAAGRGGTLVSATKSNGIIHTMPFWDEVVARTVAEFPGVTVDKVLIDALAARLVMKPTSVRTIVASNLFGDILSDLVAGVAGSIGIAPSANLNPERRYPSMFEPVHGSAPDIAGKGIANPVGALWAAAMMLDHLGEEAAARSLSSAFESTLAEGIATPDLGGSATTLEFAKEVRSRLR from the coding sequence ATGACGCGCACCTACACCATCGATTCCATTCCCGGTGACGGCATCGGCGTTGATGTCACCGACGTGGCCATGGAGTGCGTGGACGCGGTAGCCGGGCTGCACGGTTTCTCTGTTTCGTGGCGGGTCCGCGACTGGAACAGCGACCTGTACGTCAAGACGGGCCGGATGATGCCGGTTGACGGCATCGAGCAACTGAGCAGCGGCGACGGCATTTATTTGGGAGCCGTGGGAACGCCCGACGTCCCGGATGACGTGACCCTGTGGGGACTGCTGATTCCCATCCGCCGCGAGTTCGACCAGTACATCAACCTTCGCCCCATGAAGCTGCTGCCCGGCGTGAAGGGGGCGATGCCAGGGATCGAGGACCTGGACATCGTGGTGGTGCGGGAGAACGTTGAGGGCGAATACTCTCAGATCGGCGGCCGCTTCGGCGCGGGGACGGATGCCGAATTCGCCGTCCAGGAGAGCGTGTTCACCAAGGCAGGCGTTAGAAGGGCGGCTCGCTACGCTGCGGAGGTCGCTGCCGGACGCGGCGGCACGCTGGTCTCAGCCACCAAATCCAATGGCATCATCCACACCATGCCGTTCTGGGACGAAGTGGTGGCCCGGACGGTGGCAGAGTTCCCGGGCGTCACCGTGGACAAGGTGCTGATCGATGCGCTCGCGGCACGACTGGTCATGAAGCCCACCAGCGTCCGCACGATTGTGGCGTCGAACCTGTTCGGCGACATCCTGTCCGACCTGGTGGCCGGAGTTGCCGGCTCCATCGGCATCGCTCCCAGCGCCAACCTGAACCCTGAACGCCGATACCCTTCAATGTTCGAGCCGGTCCACGGTTCTGCCCCGGATATCGCCGGCAAGGGCATCGCGAATCCCGTGGGGGCCCTGTGGGCCGCGGCCATGATGCTGGACCACCTGGGGGAGGAGGCCGCGGCGCGATCCCTGAGCTCCGCTTTCGAGTCCACGCTCGCGGAAGGGATTGCGACGCCGGATCTTGGCGGTTCAGCCACCACGCTGGAGTTCGCCAAGGAAGTACGCAGCCGGTTGCGGTAA